From the genome of Sphingobacterium sp. UGAL515B_05:
TATTGATGTTGGCATGAGTCTGGGAGCCCATTATAGTATCGACAAAAAGTTCTTTGCGTTAGCACAGTTAGATTATGGCTTCAATAATATTATGAAAACCGGATTTGAAAGTATTAGTTTCGGATTGCATAATATCTTTATGAATGTTGGCATAGGATATAAATTGAAATAGTTTAGCGAGCTATAAAAAAGAAATGGCCGATCCCAGGATCGGCCATTTCTTTTTTATATGTTGTTATGCTCATTTAAATGAAGCGGAGTTTTACATTTTTAATCCGATTTCTCTCAAACGTTCATCCAGGTACTGACCAGCGGTATAATCTTCGTAGACCTTTGGGTGTTCCGCATCGATGCAGGAATCCAATGAAGCCAGACTCATGGTGGATTTTGGATGTAAAAAGAATGGAATAGAAAAACGGGAAGTGCCCATTTTTTCACGCGGCGGGTTTACAACACGATGCGTAGTCGATTTCAACTTATTGTTTGTTAACCGTTGCAGCATATCACCCACATTGATGACAATATCTTCACCTTTGGCTTTGATAGGGAACCATTCTCCGTCTTTTGTCAATACTTCAAGTCCATCTGCACTGGCACCAATCAATAAGGTGATGAGGTTAATATCTTCGTGTGCTCCTGCACGTACTGCATCAGGAGCTAAAGCGTCAGGATCGCTGATTGGAAAGTAATGTATCGCACGTAAAATAGAATTACCGTTGATGACATATTTTTCAAAGTAATTTTCTTCCAGGTCGAGGTAGGTAGCAATCGCTTTTAATAATTCCCGGCCTGTATCTTCTAATTTTTTATACACCTCAGCGGTCACACCATTAAAGCGTGGGATCTCTGCTACTTCAGGATTATCCGGAAAATCAGTCTTGGAATATTCTTCACCAACGATCGTTTGACCACGTTGCCAAAATTCCTTTAAATCAGGAGTCTTCGCATCTTTCGCTTTTTCTCTTCCTTTTGCTGTATAGCCACGTTGACCTGCAAGTTCTGGAAATTCATATTTTTCCTTCGTCTCGGTCGGCAAACCAAAAAATTCAGGAACGACCTGATATAACTCTTCAATCAGCTCCTTTGATAAGCCATGATTTGCAATCGTTACAAAGCCTGTTTCGTTAAATGCCTTGCCAATATCTTGGATAAATTGATTTCGTTGTTCTTGGGTTCCTTGTGTATAATGTAGCAAGTCCAAGCGAGGTATGTTTACTAAAGCCATACGATGTTGATATTTGTTCAGGACAAAGTTAACGGAATTAATTTTGATTATTAAACAGGATCTGTTAATAAAAGTTTTGTGTTTTGTTTTATTTGGTTGTATTTCAGTGCTTAAAAGTTTTCCACATTTTCTATAATTGGTCGTTTCGGCTAAAAAATGTAGAGCAGCGTCATGCTGACGAATATATGACAAAATTTATATTTTGGATCTTGTTATTCTGATTCCTAACTGGTATATTTGTTATGCAAGCATAACAAATAGCTTGTGAGTACGCTTATGAACCAAAATCAGACAATCGACTATTTTTTAAAAACAGGTTGGCAGACAATTGCCAATAAATATAATCAAATTGCTTCGCAGTACGGTTTTACCCAGGCTGCGGGTTATATTTTGATTAACATCCATAAAGAGGGTACACCTGTTTCTCAGATTGCAAATTTGACAGGAGTTAAAACAACTAGTTTGTCTCGGGTGTTGAATAATTTGGAGTCATTGGGATTTATATACCGTGAGACGAGTGAGACCGACAAGCGGTCAGTAAAAGTATACCTGACTGAATTGGGTCGGGAGAAAAGAAGAATTGCCAAGGATGTGGTGCGTAATTTCAATCAATACTTAGCGGATAATTTTTCAGAAAATGAACGTGATCAATTGATTGCTTCTTTAGCGAAACTCAATGAGCTTGCAACCAGTTACAAGGAAGAAGTAGTCGTTTAGAAGTTAAACCAAATGTACAGAAGTGCATAATAAATATGTTATGATGAACAGAAATATTAGAAAAGTGGCGGTTCTCGGTTCGGGTGTTATGGGCTCGCGAATTGCTTGTCATTTTGCTAACATTGGTGTTGAAGTTTTATTGTTGGATATCGTTCCACGTGAACTGCTGCCAGCGGAACAAGCCAAAGGTCTCACGCTGGAGAATAAGGTCGTTCGGGACCGAATTGTCAACAGCTCCCTAGAAACGGCTTTAAAAACAAACCCTTCGCCAATTTATAGCAAGTCATTTGTCAGACGTATCAAAACAGGTAATTTTGATGATAATCTAAAAGACATTGCTCATGTGGACTGGATCATAGAGGTCGTTGTTGAGCGACTTGATGTTAAAAAGTCTGTTTTTGAGCGTGTTGAGCAGTTTCGTAAACCTGGAACATTGATTACTTCCAATACTTCTGGTATTCCTATTCATTTAATGACAGTGGACAGAAGTGAAGATTTTAAAGATCATTTCTGCGGTACACACTTCTTCAATCCGCCACGCTATCTTCCTTTATTGGAGGTTATTCCCACACCGCACACCAAGCCCGAGGTCGTTGACTTTATTCTTCACTTTGGCGATAAGATGCTGGGAAAATCGGTTGTATTATGTAAAGATACTCCTGCATTCATTGGTAACCGTATCGGTGTTTATTCGATGTTGGCGGTTACTCATTTGGTGGAACCTCTTGGGTTGACAGTGGAAGAGGTCGACAAATATACTGGTCCCGCAATGGGGCATCCTAAATCGGCAACTTTTCGTACGGCTGATGTTGTAGGGCTTGATACCCTGGTGAATGTTGCCAATGGGCTGGCGCAGAATGCGCCTGAAGATGAAGCCAAGGGTGTCTTTCAACTTCCAACATTCATCAGTAAGATGGTAGAGAATAAATGGTTGGGTGAGAAAACCAAGAAAGGGTTTTATGAAAAAGTAAAAGCTGCCGATGGTAATTCGGAGATTTTGTCTCTAAATCTAAAAACACTGGAATTTGGCTCACAGCAAAAAGTGAAATCAGCTACTTTGGAAGCCACCAAACCTGTGGAGGATATCCGCAAGCGGATGAAAGTCTATGAACAAGGAAGCGATAAAGCGGCCGAACTTTTCCGTGCCATGCATTATCCTTTGTTTGAATATGTATCCCGCCGTGTTCCCGAAATTACAGATGACTTCTTCCGTATTGATGATGCCATGCGTGCTGGATTTGGTTGGGAGTTAGGACCATTTGAAGTATGGGATGCGCTAGGTGTCCGCGAAACCTTGGCTAAAATTAAGGCCGAAGAAAAACGACTTCCAGGTCAGGATGGGGAGGTTGCTTCCTGGGTACACGAGATGTTGCAAGCGGGATGTGAATCATTCTATAAAATTGAAAATGGTGTACGTCACTATTATGATATTGCAACCAAATCTTATAAAGCTATTCCGGGAACGGAAGATCTGATCGTATTGGATCATATTCGGGAAAGTAAAACAATCTGGAAAAATACGGGGGTTTCTATTATTGATCTTGGCGACGGTATCATTAATTGTGAATTTCATACCAAGATGAATACCATCGGCGGTGATGTTATCCAGGGCTTGAATAAAGCTATTGATCTCGCTGAAAAGGAATATCGCGGTTTAGTGGTGTCCAATGATGGAAAAAACTTTTCTGCTGGCGCCAACATTGGAATGATTTTCATGATGGCCGTAGAACAGGATTTTGATGAATTGAATATGGCCGTTCGTGCCTTTCAAAATACATCCATGCGCTTACGCTATTCGTCAATACCTGTAGTCGTTGCGCCATTTCAAATGACCCTCGGTGGGGGTTGTGAATTCTCCATGCATGCTGATTTTGTGCAGGCTCACGCCGAAACCTATATGGGCTTGGTTGAACTTGGCGTTGGTGTTATTCCCGGTGGCGGTGGAACCAAAGAATTTACACTGCGTGCCTCGGAGGAATTTAAGGAGGATCAGATTGTGCAGAACACCTTAAAAGATAAATTCCTGACCATTGGGCAAGCGAAAGTTTCGACTTCTGCTTATGAAGCCTATGAACTCGGCTATTTGCAGAAAGATAAATTTGCAATTACAATGAACCGTGCCCGCCTTTTGGCAGATGCCAAAGCAAAGGCACTGGAACTGGCTGATGAGGGTTATGTTCAGCCCGCTCCACGCAATGATATCAAGGTTTTAGGAAACCAAGGATTAGGGATCGTGTATGTGGGGGCTTCATCGATGCGTGAAGGGAATTATATTTCTGATTATGATCGAAAGATCTCAGAAAAACTAGGCTGGGTGATGTGTGGTGGAAATTTATCGTCACCGACCGAAGTGTCTGAACAATATCTATTGGATCTAGAGCGTAAAACTTTCCTCGAGCTTTGTGCCGAACGCAAAACGCTTGAAAGAATTCAATTTATGCTGACAAAGGGTAAGCCTTTACGGAACTAAAAATCACTACTCACGAAAAAAATAAAAATAATGGAAGCATATATAGTAGCAGGATTTCGTACAGCAGTAGGCAAAGCGCCGCGGGGAGTATTCCGCTTTATGCGGGCGGATGATTTAGCCACGGATGTGATTAAACACCTTGTATCCACTGTGCCAAATTTAAATAAAGAAGATATAGACGATGTCATCGTTGGGAATGCCATGCCGGAAGCGGAGCAGGGACTCAATATGGCGCGTTTCATTTCACTGATGGGATTGGATACGGATAAGGTCCCAGGGGTAACCGTTAATCGGTACTGCGCTTCAGGTTTGGAGACTATTGCAACAGCAGTCGCAAAGATCAAGACCGGGATGGCAGATGTTATTATTGCCGGCGGGGTAGAGGTGATGTCCGGAATGCCCTTTGGAGGTTGGAAAATTGTGCCTAATCCTGTGGTGGCAAAAGAGCATCCCGATTGGTATTGGGGTATGGGATTGACTGCCGAAGCTGTAGCCAAAGATTACAATGTCTCGCGTGAAGATCAGGACGCTTTTGCCCTCAAATCAAATCAGAAGGCAGTTGCAGCTATTCAAAATGGTCATTTGAAAGATGGTATCGTGCCTATCACCGTAAAAGAAAATTATTTGAAAGATGGCAAGATTGCAACGCGTGAATATGTCGTTGATACGGATGAAGGTCCTCGTGCCGATACTTCCCTGGAGGCTTTAGGGAAATTAAAACCAGTTTTTGCAGCGAATGGTTCCGTGACAGCAGGAAATTCCTCGCAAACTTCCGATGGGGCTGCATTTGTCTTGGTGATGTCTGAAGCAAAAGTGAAGGAGCTTGGTGTAAAACCTATAGCAAAGCTGGTTAGTTTTGCTGTAGCAGGTGTTCCACCTCGCATTATGGGTATCGGACCTATCTATGCCATACCCAAGGCACTGGCAAAAGCCGGTCTTAAAAAGGAAGATATTGATCTCTTTGAGTTGAATGAAGCTTTCGCCTCTCAATCGCTAGCCGTTATTCGTGAACTTGGATTAGACGAAGAGAAAGTAAATGTCAATGGCGGTGCCATAGCTTTAGGTCATCCTCTTGGATGTACAGGAGCTAAATTGACGGTCCAAGTCTTAAACGAGTTGAAACGCAGAGGCAAAAAATATGGCATGGTGACGATGTGTGTCGGAACTGGTCAAGGAGCAGCTGGTATTTTTGAGTTATTGGACTAAAATTAGCCGCTAAGAATAGCAATATAAACGAAATATGGATCTCTGATCTCATAACGCATAGAAGTATTTAAAAACATGGTGGCCAGCAGCATCACGTAGCAGTGATTTGCTGATCCCTATAAATCTAAAAAGACAATGAGCGAAAATAAAGCAATTAAAGGCGGAGAGTTCGTGATTAGAGAGACTCCCTATACAGACGTTTTTATCCCGGAAGAATTTGATGAAGAAGCCAAAATGATTCGTCAGACCTGCTTGGATTTCCTGGATACCGAAGTACTAAATAAGCTCGACCGTATCGATGCCCAAGAAGAAGGACTTATGCCTAGTTTGATGGATAAGGCCGGTGAACTGGGGATGTTGGGTGTTTCTATTCCCGAAGAATATGGTGGTTTCGGCAAGAATTTCAACACTTCTATGCTTGTTGCCGATGCGGTAGGTGGCGGGTTTTCTTTTGCTGTCGCATTGTCTGCTCATACGGGAATCGGTACGCTGCCTATTTTGTATTATGGTAATGATGCTCAAAAGGCAAAATATGTTCCAAAGCTTGCTACCGGTGAATGGAAGGCATCGTATTGTTTGACAGAACCTAATGCTGGATCGGATGCAAATTCGGGTCGTACTTCCGCAAAATTAAATGCCGAGGGGACACATTATTTGATCAACGGACAAAAAATGTGGATTACAAACGGCGGTTTTGCAGATATCTTCATCGTATTTGCAAAAATCGATGATGATAAAAACCTGACAGCATTTATTGTCGAGAAAGACTTTGGTGGCATCACGATGAATCCCGAAGAACATAAATTGGGTATTAAGGGATCTTCAACACGGCAGATCTTTTTCAATGATTGCGCCGTTCCTGTAGAGAATATGCTTTCTGATCGTGAAAATGGATTTAAGATTGCTGTAAATATCCTGAATATTGGTCGTATAAAACTAGGCGCTGCAACGATCGGTTCGGCACGGATGGTGATCAACCATGCGGTGCAATATGCCAATGAACGTGTGCAGTTTAATCTGCCGATTTCCAAATTTGGCGCCATTCGTTATAAGCTGGCTGAGATGGCAACACGTTTGTTTGCTGTGGAGTCGGCATCGTATCGTGCCGGTCAAAATATTGATGATGCCTACGATGCATTGATTGCTGGCGGTATGGATGAAGCAAAAGCAAAGTTGAAGTCTGTGGAGCAGTTTGCAATTGAGTGCGCAATCATCAAAGTATGGTGTTCGGAGATGTTGGATTATGTGGTTGACGAAGGCGTGCAGATTTATGGTGGAATGGGTTACTCGGCAGATGCGCCAATGGAACGCGCTTATCGGGATTCACGGATCAACAGGATCTTTGAAGGTACCAATGAAGTGAATCGATTGCTTGTCGTTGACATGCTGTTAAAACGGGCCATGAAAGGTGAATTGGATCTAATGGGACCTGCGCAAGCCGTAGCTGGAGAGCTCCTCGCTATTCCGGATTTTGGTGAAGAGGACGATGCACCTTTTGCTGCAGAAAAGAAAATTGTGGCAAACCTTAAAAAAGCTGGGTTATTGATTGCTGGAGCAGCAGTGCAAAAATTGATGATGTCTCTTTCCAAAGAAGAGGAAATTCTCATGAATATTGCGGATATTATCGGGTATGTTTATATCACCGAGTCAGTCTTGTTACGTGCAGAAAAATTGTTGCATACAGGATCTGATAAAGCAGACTATGCAAAAGATATGGCTAAGATCTATCTGTATGGTGCTATTGATAAAATCAGCGCTGCCGGTAAAGAAGCATTATATTCTTTTGGTGAAGGTGATGAACTGAATATGATGTTGGTTGGTTTGCGCAGATTCACGAAAGCACAGCCATTTAATGTGAAAGATGCACGTCAGCGAATCGCAAAGAAATTGATAGATGAGAATAAATATTGTTTTTGATTGATAATAGATTATTGGTTTTGGTTAATGGCCGGAGAGAAATCTTCGGCCATTTTTGTGTTACAATCCTAGAAAGTCACTGTAATTATGTTAAATTTAACCTTTTAAACCCTAACCATTATATGACATCTTCAAGATCATTTACATTTACAGAAGACTGGGTAGTCGTCATTTTGGGGATCGCTACCATATTTCTCGCACTCTCAGGAATTGTCGCGCCAGTACCTAGTTTTTCGTGGAGTAATTCCGCCGAACTCGTTGCAACGGTTTTCGACCCGACAAATTTAATGAAGCTTTTTGAGCAGTTTATTTTTGTATTCGTTACCGCGATATTGGGCGCTTTTCTTTTAGGGAAATCTGTAAAATATTTATTCGTTGTATTTCCTGTTGTATTTATCCTTACCGTATTTGCATTGGTGCTGGCAGGGAATGCAACGGTTAAAGAATACAATCTCGAAGCTGTAATTTTTAGTTTGATTATCGGTTTAGTCATCAGCAATTGCTTTAAACTGCCTAATTGGTTTAAAGAGGCGCTCAGTACCGAGCTGTACGTCAAGATAGGCCTAATTCTGCTCGGAACTACAGTGATCTTCGGGGATATCCTCAAAGCGGGATCCTTGGGGCTTATTCAAGCACTGGCTGTCGTACTGTCTGTTTGGTACTTTGCGTTCTGGATCTGTAAAAAGTTAAAGATTGACAAGGAGATGTCCCTAATGCTGTCGAGTGCAGTATCTATTTGTGGTGTTTCCGCAGCGATAGCAACTTCGGGAGCAATCAAAGGCGATAGCAAAAAACTTTCCTATGTCATTTCGTTGGTTCTTATTACAGCGATTCCAATGATGATTTTCATGCCTTATATGGCGGAGTGGATGGGCTTGTCGCAACAAGTTACCGGTGCTTGGCTCGGCGGGAGTATTGATACAACAGGTGCTGTCGTGGCTTCAGGTTCCCTGGTAGGAGAAGAAGCGTTGAAGATCAGTACCATTGTGAAATTTTCACAAAACGTATTGTTGGGGCTGGCGGCTTTTGCAATCAGTATTTATTGGACTTATGCGAAATCGGTTGATGATGAAACCAAGCGGGATAAGCCTACGCTCAAAATTATATGGGAACGTTTCCCGAAGTTTGTGTTGGGATTTGTATTTGCATCGCTGCTCTTTTCCTTCGTAATATCTCCCGAGAAGATTGATGCCGTCAAAGGAAGTTTGAAAAATTTACAGGGCCTCTGGTTTACCTTGGCATTTACATCCATTGGTTTGGAAACGAACTTTAAGGATCTTTTTGTACAAGATAACAAGAAACCGCTATATGCTTTTCTGATTGCCCAGACTTTTAATGTTATTATTACCTTATTGATTGCACTGGTGCTATTTCGCTAAGATGCTAAGTGTTTCAATGTGAAATAGATCGTTTTATATGACTGTAAAGAAGGCTGTCCAACTAGGACGGCCTTTTTTATGCTTTTTCATCAAGGGGCTATGAGTAGCGTTTGTTTTCAGATTCGTGGCACAGATCTTCGTTTTTATAAACTTGCTTTGCTTTTTGATTTTCGCTGGATAGTTGGTGATTAGGATGGTTAGCTTCGTGATTTTTGCATGCTGAGGGAACTACGAGTAGCCTTTTTTGTTGATCTAAATAGCTGTTAGTTAGGTGTTAATTGGGTTTTGAAAAAAAATATTATTAAATCTATCAAATTAGTAGTCTTTTAAAAAATATTTATATATTTGTATCGTTATCTGATTTACAGGTAAATAGCAAGGCGAGCAAAAAGGACTGACTTGATTGTGAATCGAACTAGCCATGACATTGATTTTATAAAAAAGACATGTGATTAAGGTTGTTTGAAATTGCCGCTTGGTAAGTGCATATACTGATTCGTTTATGCAGCAGGAAATAAAAGAAAATAACAAGATAAAAAGAATGAAACAAAATTACTCTCCAAAAACAAGTTTATTGGTTGCTTCGGTAGAAGGAGCTGTTGTTACCCTAAAAAGTGACAAGAAACGAATGTGTTGTTAAAATTTCTCTCTTACACTCTCTTATATTAGAAAAGGGAAGCCTCGGCTTCCCTTTTACAAAGTTTTAACAATGAAGCAAGTATCGATTGGCGTTGGCACTTGTTTTAGATTCACCATTAAACTGA
Proteins encoded in this window:
- a CDS encoding isopenicillin N synthase family dioxygenase, which gives rise to MALVNIPRLDLLHYTQGTQEQRNQFIQDIGKAFNETGFVTIANHGLSKELIEELYQVVPEFFGLPTETKEKYEFPELAGQRGYTAKGREKAKDAKTPDLKEFWQRGQTIVGEEYSKTDFPDNPEVAEIPRFNGVTAEVYKKLEDTGRELLKAIATYLDLEENYFEKYVINGNSILRAIHYFPISDPDALAPDAVRAGAHEDINLITLLIGASADGLEVLTKDGEWFPIKAKGEDIVINVGDMLQRLTNNKLKSTTHRVVNPPREKMGTSRFSIPFFLHPKSTMSLASLDSCIDAEHPKVYEDYTAGQYLDERLREIGLKM
- a CDS encoding MarR family winged helix-turn-helix transcriptional regulator; protein product: MNQNQTIDYFLKTGWQTIANKYNQIASQYGFTQAAGYILINIHKEGTPVSQIANLTGVKTTSLSRVLNNLESLGFIYRETSETDKRSVKVYLTELGREKRRIAKDVVRNFNQYLADNFSENERDQLIASLAKLNELATSYKEEVVV
- a CDS encoding 3-hydroxyacyl-CoA dehydrogenase/enoyl-CoA hydratase family protein, whose product is MMNRNIRKVAVLGSGVMGSRIACHFANIGVEVLLLDIVPRELLPAEQAKGLTLENKVVRDRIVNSSLETALKTNPSPIYSKSFVRRIKTGNFDDNLKDIAHVDWIIEVVVERLDVKKSVFERVEQFRKPGTLITSNTSGIPIHLMTVDRSEDFKDHFCGTHFFNPPRYLPLLEVIPTPHTKPEVVDFILHFGDKMLGKSVVLCKDTPAFIGNRIGVYSMLAVTHLVEPLGLTVEEVDKYTGPAMGHPKSATFRTADVVGLDTLVNVANGLAQNAPEDEAKGVFQLPTFISKMVENKWLGEKTKKGFYEKVKAADGNSEILSLNLKTLEFGSQQKVKSATLEATKPVEDIRKRMKVYEQGSDKAAELFRAMHYPLFEYVSRRVPEITDDFFRIDDAMRAGFGWELGPFEVWDALGVRETLAKIKAEEKRLPGQDGEVASWVHEMLQAGCESFYKIENGVRHYYDIATKSYKAIPGTEDLIVLDHIRESKTIWKNTGVSIIDLGDGIINCEFHTKMNTIGGDVIQGLNKAIDLAEKEYRGLVVSNDGKNFSAGANIGMIFMMAVEQDFDELNMAVRAFQNTSMRLRYSSIPVVVAPFQMTLGGGCEFSMHADFVQAHAETYMGLVELGVGVIPGGGGTKEFTLRASEEFKEDQIVQNTLKDKFLTIGQAKVSTSAYEAYELGYLQKDKFAITMNRARLLADAKAKALELADEGYVQPAPRNDIKVLGNQGLGIVYVGASSMREGNYISDYDRKISEKLGWVMCGGNLSSPTEVSEQYLLDLERKTFLELCAERKTLERIQFMLTKGKPLRN
- a CDS encoding acetyl-CoA C-acyltransferase; this encodes MEAYIVAGFRTAVGKAPRGVFRFMRADDLATDVIKHLVSTVPNLNKEDIDDVIVGNAMPEAEQGLNMARFISLMGLDTDKVPGVTVNRYCASGLETIATAVAKIKTGMADVIIAGGVEVMSGMPFGGWKIVPNPVVAKEHPDWYWGMGLTAEAVAKDYNVSREDQDAFALKSNQKAVAAIQNGHLKDGIVPITVKENYLKDGKIATREYVVDTDEGPRADTSLEALGKLKPVFAANGSVTAGNSSQTSDGAAFVLVMSEAKVKELGVKPIAKLVSFAVAGVPPRIMGIGPIYAIPKALAKAGLKKEDIDLFELNEAFASQSLAVIRELGLDEEKVNVNGGAIALGHPLGCTGAKLTVQVLNELKRRGKKYGMVTMCVGTGQGAAGIFELLD
- a CDS encoding acyl-CoA dehydrogenase family protein — translated: MSENKAIKGGEFVIRETPYTDVFIPEEFDEEAKMIRQTCLDFLDTEVLNKLDRIDAQEEGLMPSLMDKAGELGMLGVSIPEEYGGFGKNFNTSMLVADAVGGGFSFAVALSAHTGIGTLPILYYGNDAQKAKYVPKLATGEWKASYCLTEPNAGSDANSGRTSAKLNAEGTHYLINGQKMWITNGGFADIFIVFAKIDDDKNLTAFIVEKDFGGITMNPEEHKLGIKGSSTRQIFFNDCAVPVENMLSDRENGFKIAVNILNIGRIKLGAATIGSARMVINHAVQYANERVQFNLPISKFGAIRYKLAEMATRLFAVESASYRAGQNIDDAYDALIAGGMDEAKAKLKSVEQFAIECAIIKVWCSEMLDYVVDEGVQIYGGMGYSADAPMERAYRDSRINRIFEGTNEVNRLLVVDMLLKRAMKGELDLMGPAQAVAGELLAIPDFGEEDDAPFAAEKKIVANLKKAGLLIAGAAVQKLMMSLSKEEEILMNIADIIGYVYITESVLLRAEKLLHTGSDKADYAKDMAKIYLYGAIDKISAAGKEALYSFGEGDELNMMLVGLRRFTKAQPFNVKDARQRIAKKLIDENKYCF
- a CDS encoding YeiH family protein — its product is MTSSRSFTFTEDWVVVILGIATIFLALSGIVAPVPSFSWSNSAELVATVFDPTNLMKLFEQFIFVFVTAILGAFLLGKSVKYLFVVFPVVFILTVFALVLAGNATVKEYNLEAVIFSLIIGLVISNCFKLPNWFKEALSTELYVKIGLILLGTTVIFGDILKAGSLGLIQALAVVLSVWYFAFWICKKLKIDKEMSLMLSSAVSICGVSAAIATSGAIKGDSKKLSYVISLVLITAIPMMIFMPYMAEWMGLSQQVTGAWLGGSIDTTGAVVASGSLVGEEALKISTIVKFSQNVLLGLAAFAISIYWTYAKSVDDETKRDKPTLKIIWERFPKFVLGFVFASLLFSFVISPEKIDAVKGSLKNLQGLWFTLAFTSIGLETNFKDLFVQDNKKPLYAFLIAQTFNVIITLLIALVLFR